The genomic segment AGTTCATTTGAAACGCTGTAGAGCAAGCCCCTGAGCTTCTGACAATTCGCCTACATTAATATTGATGTCTCCTGTGCAatctatttctgttatttttatggtTGTTATTCTACGTCTGCAAAGGTCATTTAAATTATACTGCGGCCGAaaatttgtttcataaattttgatataaatacTAATTACATCCTCTCAGAGAGCCAGCAGGGTAGCGTTCATTTATCACGTTTATATGACCTGCAATGACAGAAAGGGAAGGCTAGGGAGACTGGAGAGCTTTTCCGGAGACCCACTAAGACAGGCAGAAGAGGCAGCAGGTTGCTTGTGGGTGAAGAAGAAATTCCTACCACAATCACTGAGATTTAAGAATCTTTAATAAGGTACGAAAGATTACCAAACAGTTCTGGAAACTAAAGTGTACATACGAGTTCTTCTAGCCATAAATATTGAAGAGCTGTAACATGGATAAACCGGCCCTTTACATGCGGATAAATATGGAAACTAGGAATTATATACATTATGTGGTTGTATCTTTTGCCAAAAGTAACGGACAGTTAtagtttatatctttttaatatcactttacataaacaaatggaacagTTTGACACGCAGATCCAGGCTCGGACTATACGAATTCTTGACAGGACGTGAAACAACATTTTACTGCACTAAAGTACTTAGACTTTGGGACGAAATGTTTGcactttatacaaaaaaaaaaaaaagcacattaatACCAATAATATTCTGTTAGGTCGACGTGGAGACTGTAATCGTACAAAGTAATTCACATTTTGGTACACATTTACTAGAACATTCTTGCCATTCAGTACAAACAGTTGGCTTTCGgccgcccacccctccccctccccctccccccacccgctgggcccctccccctcccccaatgcAAAGACCACAACTCCACGATCCCACCCACCCGCTCCAACCAAGATATAACTATTTACAGAATTCAACAGTACAGTTTTAAGCTAATAATTCTGTATTTACAAGacagcaaagcaaaaaaaaaaaaaaaaaggaagccctAGAGAGCCCGTTCTGATCAGACAAGAAACTGGCCTCCTGAGTTGGCGGCATTTGGTCCGGCGGCCGCCTCCTCCtcgacccccccccacccccccgcacCAGGGCTACCAagtcttttccaaaaaaaaaaaaaaaaaaggaaaaagaaaaaaagaaagaaagaaagagaaagtaaaagaaaaatttttaaaaggtttgatGCTTCCTTTCTCTTACTCGTCCTAGGTCTAttggcaaatttaaaaaaaataggattgCGGGATCTGTGTGGGGGCTGTTTTTATTCGCAGGGTTCTTTCAGTAATATTCTGTATACGTGTGTTTCAGTCTCTTAAATAGGGGTTTGTTCGgtgttttgtttctgattttaaacGTACCATTCGTTAAAATTGGAAGAGAGCGCGCTGTGGCCGGCTGTGTGGTGGACCGCGGAGGAGGAGGGTGACAAGGAGCTGGTGGTCGGGTTGTCTGTGGAGGGAGACACGATGGTGGGCGGCGTGGAGGACTCATAGCCAGAGCTGGCGGCCGGTGAAGGCTGCGAGCCCTGCGAGGAGGATTCGTGGACCTGCAGGAATAAAGTCTCGTTTTTACGGAGATAAAGAGCCCGCGCGGCGGCCACCCTGAGCGGGTGAAGGCCGCGTGCACCCCTGCTCCTGCAGCCCTGGATCCCCCTGAATGCCAAAGAGGCCGGACCAGCCGGACTTGGGCTTGGTTTTTCCTCCACTGCCCTGCAGAGGCCGCGCTCCAGGCAAGGACAACACCCCCAGGgctcacaaaagaaaaattggtcTGGGAAGGGGAAGACTCGATTTGAGGCCAGAGCCTGGAATAGTTCCCTCCCTGAACTTTGCTTGCAGAGGTTGAGGTGAGCAAGAGCTCAGGCCTGGGCGCAAGCCCCCAACTCTCCCGCTCAACGCTGCTAGCCGCAATGGCGGCAGCTTTGGCAGAGTCAGCCAGATGCTAAAGCCCTAGCTCCCTAGCTCTGGGCCAAATTCAGTGACGGCCTCTGCTCAAATGCTCActtcttttcacttttattatgaaacttactttcaaatggccTTGGCCCCCGCACCCTTGTCCGCTTTTCCAGCCCCCCGCCCTGCTCTCTCTTACCAGCCCCACTCAGCAGAGTGGAACTGCTTCCTCTGGCTCCCGCCACCGCCTGCCTGTCACTCGCCGCCCGACCCCGGCCTGAGAGCTTAGAGGGCTCCTTCCTCCAAGGTAGGCGGCGAGAGAGCAGCGATTACCTTCATGTGTTTGCGAAGCGAGCTGGGGTGCGTGTAGGATTTGTCGCACATCTTGCAAAGATAGGGCTTGTCGCtcgtgtgcacgtgcatgtgcTTCTTGCGGTCGCTGCTGTTAGCGAATCGCCGGTCGCAGCCCTCGAACTCGCACTTGAAGGGCTTCTCCCCTGGTGCGAAAGGAAACAGAGGGGTCTGATTAGAACAAATCCCGCGGCcgtttttcaaaaattaaagaaatggaaaaaagtaaaacaaaataaaaagccagCAGCCCCGGATTAGCACTTTGCAAGCTTAGAAACCTGGGACTTCAATAAATTCATTTATGTCTAATGGAATTATAAATATCTTAACTAAACTTTAACTCCCAATACATTAggatctacattttatttttagttttaaaaaaatattattagtgATAGTCTTTTTTAGATTTCAAAGTAGCAAAGATTCCAAAGTAGCATCAGGTCTGGAAGCTGGTTTTTCCGCTGAGGGCTATACACACAATTTCGGGTTGCTTCTACCTACCTCTTGGTTTCTAGTTTTCATGTTGGGGCCGATTCTCCTGCTGTTttgctcttctctcctccccctaccccctccCCGACGCTCCACACCCCCTtatcacctcccccaccccaccccctacaTACATTCACATTTTCATAGCGTAATCTGGGCCAGAGGGAGCTCCGCGCCTTAAATTCTTCCTTGACTCGGCCATTAAACCTGAAGTTCTAAGCTTGGTTCTTAGACCTCTCCCATGCAAACCAGAACAGGGAAGGAGACGGAATCTCCAGCCTGTGGGCACAAGGGGCCCAGAATGTCCAGCCTGACCCCAGACTACAGCCCTGAGCTCCccgggaacttttttttttttttaaactgttgccGACCtatgcctttattatttttaaaggccaAAACAGGGAATCTGGTGTTTTGAAAATAGCTCCCATAAAATCTAATTGTCAAAAACGACCTCTAGTCTTCCATcgactctccccacccccctagCCCACTCTTAAAATCAGTCACTACTAAAATTGGGCTCTTCAAATATGAATAAGCCTCTAAAAGCACCTTCAATCCTAAATTACTTCTATGcccctttctgttttgtttctttctacgCCCCTTAACCCAATCTGTTCAATTTTCTCAGCCCTTTCCTTTGGCAAAATCCTCAATGAAGTGTGTGGAGAGGGATGTTGGTAGCAAGCAAGCCTTTCGACTTGTCTGCAGCCTGAACGGCTGGCGCCTCTGCAGCTGCCCAGAGCCAGTCACCTCTCCAGGCTTTGAGCGCACCAAGGGATCCGCCAAACCAGGCTTGGCTTCCTATTCTCCCGACCTTTTTtgatcctcatttttaaaatctttattccCATATCCTTCTCGTTCgccttctcactttttttttttttttcataatttcaagcCCCAAACTAAAAATTAGCGCACACTGCTCCTGCCTCCTAGAATCTGACCCGGGGGACCCACCGAGGCTGGTTTTGTGCCCTGGCCGCTGACTTTCGAATTTTGGGTCCCAGGCCTAGGATGGGGGTATAGGGGTTGTAAAGCTGTTTCCGTACCTGTATGCGTCCTTTTATGGATCTTTAAGTTCTCGGAGCGCGCGAAGACCTTGCCAcagccagggaaggggcaggggaagggcttCTCGCCCGTGTGCACGCGGATGTGGTTAACCAGTTTGTATTTGGCCTTGAAGGGCTTGCCCTCGCGCGGACACTCCTCCCAGAAGCAGATGTGGTTACTCTGCTCCGGACCGCCGACGTGCTCCACCGTGACGTGCGTGACCAGCTCGTGCATGGTGCTGAAAGTTTTGTTGCACGACTTTTTGGGGTTGGCCAGCTGCTCCGGCTCGATCCACTTGCAGATAAGCTCTTGCTTGATGGGTTGGCGCATGTATCGGAAGAAGGCGCCGGCGCCGTGGTGCGCGGCCATGTTCACGTTCATGGGCCCGTAGCCGTGCAGTTGCGGCGCGGCATAGTGCTCGGAACGCGGGCTGGTTACTTGGCCGTACTGCTCTGGCCGCGGGTACATGTCCCCTGAGAAGCCGAGCCTCATCTGCCCGTTGACCACGTTGGGCGACGCGTGGCCCGCCGCCTGCTCGTGAAGCCCAGGGAAGAGGAGGTGGCCCGCGGCGTCCGTGTGGCCGTGTGGGCCCCCGAAGCCCCCGGCCGAAGCGGCGAAGAGGCTGTGCTGTGCGCTGGCTGCCGCTGCCGCGTCGCCAAATCCCCGGTTGCGGAACAGAAAGTCCCGCGTGGAGTTGAAGGCTGCGCTGGAATAGGAGCCTACGTGGCCCGGGTGGTGGTGATGGCCCAGGGCCGCGGCAGCCGCGTAGCCCGGCGCCTGCGACGTGAAGGCCGTCTGGCCGGCCGAGGCCAGTTCGTGCGAACTGGGGTTGAGCTTGAAGGCGCCCATGCCGTCGGCGAACGGGTTGATACCCAGGCCCACGTCTCGCTCGGCCACGTCGCCCGCCGAGTGGTGGCGGGACGCGCCAAAGGTGGTCACGCCGATCGCTGGGTACTGGGGGCCGGCGTCCAGGAGCATCGTGGCTGCTCGGGGCGAACCccggcctcccccgcccccccccaccctctCCCGCCGAGGAGGGAAAatcgggaggaggaggaggaggaatgagaggcggaggaagaggaggaagaagaggaggagggagggggagtcGACCCACCTCGCGAAGTCCTAGCCTGCAGGCAGCAGCGAGGCGCTCCCGGGCGCTCGCCCGGCCAAACGCTGGGAAGCCGGACGGCTGC from the Eulemur rufifrons isolate Redbay chromosome 7, OSU_ERuf_1, whole genome shotgun sequence genome contains:
- the ZIC1 gene encoding zinc finger protein ZIC 1, whose product is MLLDAGPQYPAIGVTTFGASRHHSAGDVAERDVGLGINPFADGMGAFKLNPSSHELASAGQTAFTSQAPGYAAAAALGHHHHPGHVGSYSSAAFNSTRDFLFRNRGFGDAAAAASAQHSLFAASAGGFGGPHGHTDAAGHLLFPGLHEQAAGHASPNVVNGQMRLGFSGDMYPRPEQYGQVTSPRSEHYAAPQLHGYGPMNVNMAAHHGAGAFFRYMRQPIKQELICKWIEPEQLANPKKSCNKTFSTMHELVTHVTVEHVGGPEQSNHICFWEECPREGKPFKAKYKLVNHIRVHTGEKPFPCPFPGCGKVFARSENLKIHKRTHTGEKPFKCEFEGCDRRFANSSDRKKHMHVHTSDKPYLCKMCDKSYTHPSSLRKHMKVHESSSQGSQPSPAASSGYESSTPPTIVSPSTDNPTTSSLSPSSSAVHHTAGHSALSSNFNEWYV